In Papaver somniferum cultivar HN1 chromosome 1, ASM357369v1, whole genome shotgun sequence, a genomic segment contains:
- the LOC113312157 gene encoding tRNA (cytosine(34)-C(5))-methyltransferase-like, giving the protein MGGVGRGGGQKRGRTQRKHFKQTRENVWKKTRSDTTNNNDNNNGENHQPGWESFANQNLAFEAYYKEQGIVKEEEWKVFMDVLHKPLPAAFRINSS; this is encoded by the exons ATGGGTGGAGTAGGAAGAGGTGGCGGACAAAAGAGAGGAAGAACACAGAGAAAACACTTTAAACAGACCAGAGAAAACGTTTGGAAGAAAACTAGATCTGATACTACTAACAACAATGATAATAACAATGGTGAAAATCATCAACCAGGGTGGGAATCTTTTGCTAATCAGAACTTAGCTTTTGAAGCTTATTACAAA GAACAAGGTATAGTGAAGGAGGAGGAATGGAAGGTGTTTATGGATGTTCTTCATAAACCATTGCCAGCTGCTTTCAGAATCAATTCTAGTTAA